The uncultured Trichococcus sp. DNA segment AACAGGGAGCTGGGACGAGGATGCGCTAGCGGTCATCGGCAGGCAGGCATTGCAGGACGACATCATCCTGAAAGTCTACGATAGCCAAGGGCAGCTGATCTGGAGTCCAAGCTTGATGGAGGAGCAAGAAAACCGCCAGATGATGTCCAGCCACATGTCGCAGATGAGCGAGATGATGAGCGGAACAGAAAGCGAATATTCGGTGACCACTGTGGATCTTAATGATGGCTCCCGGACAATCGGCAGCCTGGCAATCGGAACGATGGGTACGTATTTCTATATGGAACACGATGTCGCATTCGTGAGCGATATCCGCAACAATCTGCTGATTGTTGCGCTGTTGGCTTTCGCCTTATCGCTTTTTTTCGCGGTCTGGATAGCCAGAAAATTGAGTGTGCCGGTCTTTGCGGTGAGCCGCTTCACCGGGGAAATCGCCAAAGGCAACTACACGGAGCCGGCGCCGAAGGAAACGAACATCGTCGAGATAGATGCGCTGATCCGTTCGGTGGACAGCCTTTCCCGTCAATTGGACAGCCAACAGGAAATCCGGAACCGCCTTTCTTCCGATATTGCGCACGAAATCCGGACACCGCTGACGACATTGAAGGGCAATCTGGAAGCGATGTTGGACGGCATCTGGGAGCCGAGCGACGAGCGGTTGAAGATCTGTTATGATGAAGTGAACCGGATTTCCCGCCTGATCGGGAATATCGACAAAATCAACGAAATGGAAAGCAATCACGAAAAATTGGAATTCAGCCGTTTTGACCTGCAGGCTTTGAGCAAGAAGGTCGCGACGAACTTTACGGCTGCAGCCGCCAAAAAGAATATCAGCTTGACGGTAACCGGGGAGACGCTGATGATAACGGCGGATCAGGACAAAATCAGCCAAGTACTGACGAACCTTTTGGCGAATGCGATCAAATTCACTCCGAAGCAAGGGAGCATCCATATCGAAATCCATCAGAAGGGTGACCAAGCGGTGCTGAGAGTTTCCGATAACGGCATCGGCATCGACCCGGAAGACCAAAAAAAGATTTTTGAACGCTTCTATATGACGGAGCCGTCGCGCAACAGCCGATCCGGAGGGCAAGGGCTCGGTCTGGCCATCGTCAAAAGCATCATCAAGAAGCATAACGGGACTGTGCAGGTTGTCAGCGATATCGGCAAGGGGGCCACGTTCACGGTTGCCATTCCGTTGGATCAGCACAGATCATGAACGAAAGAGATTTGAACTTTAACTATCAGATCACTGCTAAACAAAGCGAGGGACAGCCACAATGTGACTGTCCCTCGTTTTGTATTCATGTTGGATTACAAAAGTTTCTTCTTGCGATCGAACTCTTCTTCGGTGATGTTCCCCTTAGCCAATTCCTTCTTCAGGATATCCAAAGCGGATTCGTCCGTTGAAACTTTTCCTGATCTATCGTTCAAAAGCCTGGTTGCCAAGTAAATGACGAGTATGATCAAAGCAATCCAGAAAATCCACATAAACATCATGCCGCCCATACCAAAACCTCCAAAATATTGTAAGCATCTGCCAAACATGCAAATCCTCCCCTTTTATTCTCTTATGCAATCATTGTAACGCTGGATTGTGTAGATTGGATGTAGTTTTGCTGGCTGTTGCGCTGATTATTTGAAAGGCATGCTCAGTCTATCTTCAAGAGCCGTGCGTTGACCGCGCAGATGATGGTGCTGATCGACATGACGGCTGCCCCGATGGCGGGGGTGATAAGGAAGCCCTGATTGGCCAATATGCCTGCAGCCAGCGGGATGGCGATCACGTTATAGCCGACAGCCCAAATCAGATTCTCGACCATCTTGCGGTAAGTGGCTTTCGAAAGGGTAATGATGGTCAATACGTCTTTTGGATTGCTGTCCACAAGAATGACGTCGGCTGTTTCGATTGCGACATCCGTTCCGGCTCCGATGGCAATGCCGAGGTCAGCTTCCGCTAAAGCGGGCGCATCATTGACCCCGTCCCCGACCATCGCGACTTTCTTGTTTCCGGCTTTCAGCCCGGCGATGTGCTTCGATTTCTCGGCAGGCAGCACCTCCGCAAATACTTGAGCCAGCCCTAACTGATCGCCCACGTATTGCGCTGCGCGGCTATTGTCGCCAGTCAGCATGATGGCTTCGATGCCTTGCTCTTTCAAGGCAGCCACGACTTCGTGCGATGACGAACGGATGATATCAGCGTTGGCGATCATCCCCTGCAGGCTGCCTTCCTTGAGGACGAAGACAACGGTTTTGCCTTGCTGGGCCAAGCTGGCGAATGTCTCCTTGTCGTATGCAATGCCGCGCTCGTCCATGGTGCCGGGGCTGACGACAGCGACCTGCATGCCGTCCACAGTGACCTGCAGACCTTGGCCGGTAAGGTTTTGATAATCAGTTGCCGGCAAAAGGGTGACGCCTTCTGCTTCTCCTTTGCGGACGATTCCTTTTGCGATCGGGTGTTCAGATTGGCTTTCGGCAGAATAGGCCAACGTCAGTAATTCCTTCTCGGAGACCCCGGCAGCGGGAAGGATGTCGGTTACGCCGAAGTTGCCTTCCGTCAGGGTCCCGGTCTTGTCGAAGACGATCCGATCCACTTTGCGCGCCTCCTCGAATTGCGTGCGGTTGCGGATCAGCAAGCCGTTTCGGGCTGCGATTGAAGTGGACACAGCGTTCACCAGAGGGACAGCCAGCCCGAGTGCATGGGGGCAAGCGATGACGAGGACCGTCACCATCCGCTCCAGTGCGAAGGCTAGGTCGGCCGCGAAGATCCAATAAAGGAAAGTCAGAAGGCCGGCTGTGACCGCGATATAGAATAGCCAACCTGCCGCTTTGTCTGCCAAGCTCTGTGACTTGGATTTTTGTTTCTGGGCCTCCTGGACCATGTTGATCACTTGGGCCAAGTAGGTTTCATTCCCGACCTTTTCCACGGTCAGCTTCAGGACACCTGATCCATTGATGGAGCCGCCGATGGCCTGCATGCCCGGTTGTTTTTCGACGGGTACAGATTCGCCCGTCAGCATCGATTCGTCGACCGTTGAGAGGCCCTCGTAGATTTTTCCGTCCAAAGGGATCTTTTCGCCGGGCTTGACGAGGATGCGCTCACCCGGAACGAGGGCTTCGATCGACACTTCTTCGACATTGCCGGCCGCATCCAAACGGTGGGCTTCCTTTGGCATCAGTTTGATGAGTTCTTCAAGGGCCTTGGATGCCCCCATCTGGGATTTCATCTCGATCCAGTGGCCGAGCAGCATGACCAGGATCAAGGTCGCCAGTTCGAAATAGAAATCCGAGCCCTCTATGAAAAAGGCGGTGAAGGTGCTGTAGATATAGGCAGAAACGATCGCCAAGGAAATCAGCATCATCATGCCGAGAGACTTATTTTTCCATTCCTCCCATGCTCCCTCAAGAAATGGTTTGCCGCCGTAGAAGAAAATGACGCTGGATAAGCCAAATACGATGAAAGTCGCTCCCGGAAAGTCGAAATGGTAACCGAAGAGCATCATGATCATTGGCGACAGCACGGTTACTGGAATCGTCAGCAGCAGGACGATCCAAAAGCGTTTCCGGTATTCGGCCACCATCTGTTCGTGGTGGCCGGCATGTCCTGTTGCGGCATGTCCAGCTTCACCATGGTCCATGTGCTGCTCGTGACTCTGGGAAGCGGCCTGTTTCTGTTCGTGTTCCTGTGCATCGTCGTGATCATGTGCTGTGTGTTTTTCTGATTTGGGTTCGGCAGCAAACGGCTGTGGCGGGGCCATATGATGACCGGAATGGTCGTGCCCGGCATGCGGATCGCTTGTCTTTGGGGCCTCCGGAGTGTGGTCTGTGTGCGTGTGCTGCGTATGTTTGTGTTCATCCATCTTGCGATTCCTCCTTGCTTCAAAACGTCCAAACAATAAGGTATATAAAAATGACTGCAGCTTCTCATGCTTATCATAACAGAATTCAGCGCTAGGATGGTAATGGTAACGATTTCCATTCTGCGGACGTTCAGGTAAAATAAAAACTATAAACCGCTATCATGAAAGGGATGAAGGACTTTGACAGAATTGGAATTTCCAGAAAACTTCCTTCGGCGAAAGCTTGCAGGCGTAACGGGAATCAAAGATTGACTTGACACAGGTATCATCAATTGCAAGACCGGAATGCACTGAAAAGCGCAACTGGTCTTGTATTTTTTTCTCCTTTGGGTAAAATGGTAGGGATAGGAAAACCATTCAAAGACACTTGGAATTTGGAAGTTTGGTGAAAATCCAACGCGGTCCCGCCACTGTGATGACGTCCCGGAACGTCTAAGTCAGGTCTTCATTCCAAGCTGCTATTTTTTGCAAGCGTGCCGTTTCGAGGTAAAACGGTCCCGTTACTTGTCTATGCGATGGCGCATGGGCTTTTTTGCATTATCCCGGCCGTTGGCGATGCAACCCCTGTCGAATATAGATTAGGAGTGGTAAAATGAAAAAATTGTTGTTGGTCTTATCGTTGAGTTTGGTATTATTCGGGTGCGCCCCGACGGAAGAAGCGGAAACAAGTTCCGTCCTGCAGGAGTCGACTGTTGCGGTCAGTTCCGAAGCAGCAGAGACAGTCAGCGTAACGATTTCTTTGACGGATGGCAGTACGGTCATCGCAGGCTCTGAAAAAACGGTGGAGGTTGAAGCGGGCACGAGCTTATTTGATGTCATGAAAGAAAACTATACTATCGAAGACGAGGGCGGCTTCATCACAGCCATCGACGGGTTGGCACAAGTCGAAGAGTCAGCCGAAACAAAAG contains these protein-coding regions:
- a CDS encoding HAMP domain-containing sensor histidine kinase, with the protein product MRRTISWHLLLSFLLFSSVIIGLFGWFSMQLVNSHFSEYVSERRTEEITGYTEEVEAVFAQTGSWDEDALAVIGRQALQDDIILKVYDSQGQLIWSPSLMEEQENRQMMSSHMSQMSEMMSGTESEYSVTTVDLNDGSRTIGSLAIGTMGTYFYMEHDVAFVSDIRNNLLIVALLAFALSLFFAVWIARKLSVPVFAVSRFTGEIAKGNYTEPAPKETNIVEIDALIRSVDSLSRQLDSQQEIRNRLSSDIAHEIRTPLTTLKGNLEAMLDGIWEPSDERLKICYDEVNRISRLIGNIDKINEMESNHEKLEFSRFDLQALSKKVATNFTAAAAKKNISLTVTGETLMITADQDKISQVLTNLLANAIKFTPKQGSIHIEIHQKGDQAVLRVSDNGIGIDPEDQKKIFERFYMTEPSRNSRSGGQGLGLAIVKSIIKKHNGTVQVVSDIGKGATFTVAIPLDQHRS
- a CDS encoding SHOCT domain-containing protein — its product is MGGMMFMWIFWIALIILVIYLATRLLNDRSGKVSTDESALDILKKELAKGNITEEEFDRKKKLL
- a CDS encoding copper-translocating P-type ATPase, with protein sequence MDEHKHTQHTHTDHTPEAPKTSDPHAGHDHSGHHMAPPQPFAAEPKSEKHTAHDHDDAQEHEQKQAASQSHEQHMDHGEAGHAATGHAGHHEQMVAEYRKRFWIVLLLTIPVTVLSPMIMMLFGYHFDFPGATFIVFGLSSVIFFYGGKPFLEGAWEEWKNKSLGMMMLISLAIVSAYIYSTFTAFFIEGSDFYFELATLILVMLLGHWIEMKSQMGASKALEELIKLMPKEAHRLDAAGNVEEVSIEALVPGERILVKPGEKIPLDGKIYEGLSTVDESMLTGESVPVEKQPGMQAIGGSINGSGVLKLTVEKVGNETYLAQVINMVQEAQKQKSKSQSLADKAAGWLFYIAVTAGLLTFLYWIFAADLAFALERMVTVLVIACPHALGLAVPLVNAVSTSIAARNGLLIRNRTQFEEARKVDRIVFDKTGTLTEGNFGVTDILPAAGVSEKELLTLAYSAESQSEHPIAKGIVRKGEAEGVTLLPATDYQNLTGQGLQVTVDGMQVAVVSPGTMDERGIAYDKETFASLAQQGKTVVFVLKEGSLQGMIANADIIRSSSHEVVAALKEQGIEAIMLTGDNSRAAQYVGDQLGLAQVFAEVLPAEKSKHIAGLKAGNKKVAMVGDGVNDAPALAEADLGIAIGAGTDVAIETADVILVDSNPKDVLTIITLSKATYRKMVENLIWAVGYNVIAIPLAAGILANQGFLITPAIGAAVMSISTIICAVNARLLKID
- a CDS encoding DUF4430 domain-containing protein, which produces MKKLLLVLSLSLVLFGCAPTEEAETSSVLQESTVAVSSEAAETVSVTISLTDGSTVIAGSEKTVEVEAGTSLFDVMKENYTIEDEGGFITAIDGLAQVEESAETKAKYWLFDVNGEPSMVGAADVALQEGDVIVWNLTEM